One Belonocnema kinseyi isolate 2016_QV_RU_SX_M_011 chromosome 6, B_treatae_v1, whole genome shotgun sequence genomic region harbors:
- the LOC117175578 gene encoding protein GVQW3-like, with protein sequence MEGSSEQRYAIKFCVRFDKNSTETYGMLRELFKDDCISRSHSGRWHKAFLEGRTDVADEQRSGRPTTARTDANVERVQKLLDTDHRLGIRQIADTLDISTFAVHGIITQDLAMRKVCAKLVPKVLTQEEKDLRVLRCQELLELIESDLQPGPGSV encoded by the coding sequence ATGGAAGGTTCGAGCGAGCAGCGGTACGCGATCAAGTTTTGTGTGCGCTTTGACAAGAATTCAACCGAAACATACGGTATGCTTCGAGAACTCTTCAAGGATGACTGTATATCAAGATCGCATTCAGGACGCTGGCATAAGGCATTTTTAGAGGGTCGAACCGACGTCGCCGACGAACAACGCTCCGGACGACCAACAACCGCGCGAACCGACGCTAACGTGGAGCGTGTGCAGAAACTTTTGGACACCGATCATCGATTAGGTATCAGACAGATCGCAGACACCCTAGACATTAGTACATTTGCAGTGCACGGGATTATAACGCAAGATTTAGCGATGAGAAAGGTATGCGCAAAGCTGGTACCAAAAGTGCTCACTCAAGAAGAAAAAGACCTCCGAGTTTTGCGCTGTCAAGAATTGTTGGAATTGATAGAAAGTGACCTACAGCCCGGACCTGGCTCcgtgtga